The Felis catus isolate Fca126 chromosome C2, F.catus_Fca126_mat1.0, whole genome shotgun sequence genomic sequence acagggggaaaagcaaaagttaaaaatcacaaataaaatatggGCCAATTAATGACGACGGTGTTGGCCAGGCCGTCAGGAGATGTTTGAAATGCTTGCAGTACTCTCCCTTAAAAAACGAATCTGTGAATTCTGCACTCCAGTAATGGCATAGAAAACTTGACATGTCTACAAAACCCAGAAGGTCAGATGTCGATTATGGAGTAGAGCCCAAAGAAGAAGCCCAAAGAAAGCTAAAGCTGGCaaagaaattctattttgaactaatttaaggattttaaatcaaaagtaaGAATTAGCAAACTCAAAAGATACAAGCGTTTAAGAGGTTTttgctcggggtgcctgggtggctccgttggttaagtgttggactcttagtttcagctcaggtcatgatccggttcatgggatcaagccctgggtcagggtctgcactaacagcatggagcctgcttggagttctcgctctctctctctctctctctctgcccctcctctgctcacgtgcacacacacacactctctctctctaaataaataaacatgttttaaaataaataaatgaaaggtttttgcttgatttcttttttgtttttaagtagaatGATTTGTAGGTGGAAAAATTAAAGGGGATGCCTTAACAATCCTATAAGGCACATCTGACGTGACCCTCAGAAGTTGTATCAAATAGTAGTTGCTTAAAAACCCATCTcccggggcggctgggtggcgcagtcggttaagcgtccgacttcagccaggtcacgatctcacggtccgtgagttcgagccccgcgttgggctctgggctgatggctcagagtctggagcctgtttctgattctgtgtctccctctctctctgcctctcccccgttcatgctctgtctctctctgtcccaaaaataaataaacgttgaaaaaaaaatttaaaaaaaaaaaaaaaaaaccatctccCTAGTTGGAGATCTGTTTTCTtacccttttttgtttttgtttttgtttttttttaagtaggcttcactcccagcccagagcccagtgtggggcttgaactcacgaccctgagatcaagacctaagctgagatcaagagttgcacgctttggggcgcctgggtgacgcagtcggttaagcgtccaacttcagccaggtcatgatctcactgtccgtgagttcgagccccgcgtcaggctctgggctgatggctcagagcctggagcctgtttccgattctgtgtctccctctctctctgcccctcccccgttcatgctctgtctctctctgtcccaaaaaataaataaacattgaaaaaaaaaaaaagttgcacgcttagccaactaagccaactaagccactcaggctcccctgggGATCtgtgtctttaagaaaaaaaaggggggggggcacaaatgATCACCAAGATGATCATGTCAGAATAAAACAGTCTAGATAGCCCATAtgggtctctgcccctcccctgctcacgtgctcactctctctcaaaaaaataaacaaatatatattaaaaggaaaaaaaagcccgAGCAGGATCCCGAGCAGGAtctgagaagaaaaatgtatttttactttccaTAACATTCCTATCCCCAGAGAATGGAGGTAATTAGGTATCTAGAGagatttttcctttaaagaaaaaaaggagggcagGGATGAAATGGGCAGGGGACCATTTCTGTGCAAAAGCAATAGAAGTTTGTGGAAGCTAAGCAGATATAACAATAAGAACACAGGTTTGCGCCATGCTTATCTCAAGCCATggtactattctaagtgctttacataatCTAATTCTTGAACAACCTCAccggtaggtactattattatccccactttatccATAAGCAGTAAAGGCTTAGACaagttaagtagcttgcccaaggtcacactgcaagagagcagcagagccaggatttgatccCCCAGCTGTGGGTCCATGCTATTGATTACCATGGTAACCGTGGCTGTCGCGCACACAGGCACCCATTCAAATCTTCATCGTGTTCCAGACCTGTGCTCCACATGGAGGGGAGAAGATGAATTTCACACAGTCAAGGGGAGAGGTGAAACACACAGGACGTGAGTGGACTTTCAACAGAGGGACCCCCAACCCAGACTGGGGTTGGAAAAGGCTCCCCAGAGGCGATGATTCCCCATGATGAATCCAGACACCccgcagggggcagggagagagtcgAGATGGAAAAAACTTGATTCAGGCAGAAGGTACAGCACCTGCCAAATCTCCGGGCAGGAAAGAATGTGTTTCGCTCAAGGAAAGGTAACTCGTTCAATATGGCTGCCACAGTGGTACCATCGGTAacaaaggggggcgggggggggtgggggtggagacatCCAGACAACACCAAAGAGGCAAGAATAACATCATGAGGGACTGACCTTGTGGCCGGGCTAAGGGGTGTGGACTTGTCTGAAATTCTGCAATAAACAAGTGAAGAATTTTACACGTTGAAACAACGTGTAGCTCACTGGCTGTCACCAAGGGCCTGGGTTGGAGACAGTGGAGAACGGAAGCAGGACAAGGTAGGAAGGTGTTACTGTATTTCCGAACTGTAACAAGAGGCTGGAAAGATGTGCTGGAATCAGGTGGCCATGAGACCAGAGCAATGGGAATTTTTCAGATCAAGAGCAGATTTGGGGCACGCAGCACAGGCAGGGCACTtggctcttcccctcccccttccccctccttctccttccccttccctgcaaACTTCTAGCTCCCAGAGGCCCTTTGGAGGGGCTATGCCCTTAGGTTCTATCCCAACGCATAATCTTAAAAGGCCCCAGGGTTTTCAAAAAAGCTCTGTAACAGCCCTTTCCCACTAGTGAAGAAATGCATGCCCTCTCCTCCCTAACCCCCTCGCCACCCAAACAATTCTTGAAATTCTGACGTTAATCACTTTGGAAACATTTCTCCTTTTGCTTATTAGAATTTGCTGACATTCCCCGCAAGGAGCTTTAGGTCCTAACTGGCTTCTATAAGCCTGAAAGTATTCTGGAAGGATTATGATTCAACATGCAATGCACATTCTTGGCCTTATTATCTGCTGCTTTCCTGGTCTGGCCACAGGTCTTCAGAACGGGCTTTTTTAACCAAGATCCccatgtggggggcggggggcagggggtggggggtgggtaccACTGGACCTCGCCTCTCATTTTTGATGCCTTGTAGAAATGCCTGTTTAAACTCAAACCTCAAAACGTACTCAGTCGTGCCCTACAGAGTCCCTAACCAATTCACTGTTCTCCTCCCATTTGCAGTAAGTTTGAAATACGACATAAAGGCAGATTGCGTTCAAGCCACCAGCATCTTGTAAACGTccagaataaatgttaaaatgctcAGTAAACACCCTAATACTTACATAAATGTCCACTTTCCTTCCAAATAGACCTCATCGATTCTACCCACCAAAGAGGGATACTTTTTGGGGGCTGAAAACCCTGGCCAGCCCTGGGCCTCTGAAATTGGAGTCCTGGGGATACTTCTCGCATTACAACCTGTTTGCATTTTCCCCCCTCTTCAAGTATTAAGCTTTCTTTGGCATCAACTGCTCTGAACATCAGTAGGGTGTGtcgctttttttcttctttaagttaaTTCTTCAATAACCTCCGGAGGAGAAGGGCCGGTTTGGATTTTCAGAGCAAAGGACAGTGGGGTGCTGGCCCTGCATCCCCACACTTCCCCCGACTGCCTCCACCCAACCTCTTCGTTTCCAAACCATCGTGTTTCGCTGAAACGCTCCTTAAAACTCTCCCAAAACACCCAGGATGTCCTGCCTCCCTCCTAGGAATGGAAGTGACCCTCTTGACACTGGGGACCCCTGGAAGACCAAGACCAAAAATGGGAGGGGGCGTGCTAAGAGTTGGGGAAAGCTCAACTTACCTTCACGAAGAGGGTGATGTCGTGCTCCTGTCTCGGGGCCCCCTCTTCGGACGCCTCGCCGTCCTCCCCGCGGCCGTTCACCCGCGCGGTCTCGTCCGCGCCCTCGACGCTGCTCTCCTCCGCCAGGTGGTTGCTGAGCTCGGCCTCCGGCTCCGCGACCCCGGTCGGCGCGGCCGCCTCTGGATGCGCGCTGCTGCTGTCGGGGGGCTCCTCCTCGCCCGCCCCCTCTGGGCTGCGCTCTcgcctctcctcctctgcctcctccatctcctcctgGGGTCCACCCTGGTCCCCTTCCTCGACGGCTTCCACCCTCGTGTCCCCGGGGGCCGCTTCCTCCGACTCCTCTGTCTCCGGGGCCCCCGCCTCGTCGGCAGGCCCCGCCGCTGCATCCCGAGGCTCCCCTGCCAGCTCCCCGGGGCCGCACCCGCCAATCTCCGCCGCCGCGGCCTCCGTGGCTtcggcctggggctgggggctgcggTCCCCTCCGTCCCGGGGTTCACCCTGGGTCCCGTGCGCCCCTCCCGCCTGCCCCGCTGCGTCCATGCTGGGCCCCTGCGCCCCCGGCGCGCTGCCTCCCGGTTCCCCCGGCCCTCGCTCCGCTTTCTCCTCCGCCCCGGGGTCCTCGGGCTCCCCGGGTTCCCCCTGAACCTCCGTCGCGGCCTCGCCCTGCGCGCCGCGCCCGGGGCTCGCGTCCTCCACCTGCTCCCCGCCGctcgccccctcctctccctgggggCCGTCGGCGCACCCCGGGGCGCCCTCCTCGGCCTCCGCCTCCCCCTGCGCCTCCCTCGCGCCCCGCGTCTCGGCCGCCTGGCCACTGTCCGCGCCGGGCTCCCGCTCGCCCGCGCGCCCTCCGTCCCGATCGGGGCTTTCTGCCCGGTTCACCGCGGCCGTCGCGGCTGCGCCCGCCCCCTCGCCCCTCGGCGCCTCCGCGGCGCCCTCGCTGGCCTCCTCCCGCTCCGCCTCCCGGCCCGCGGCCTCCGGCTCACCGGGTCTCTCCGCCACAGGCGTTGGGGCCTCGGGCggcccctgggggcctgggggccctCCCTCTAGCTCCGCTGCCTCGGCCATGGCCACAGATCCCTGTCCTCCGCTGGGGACCCTTCCTTGACACTGCTGATGGGGCAAGGGGCCCTGGGCGAGGAGGTCGGTGCCGGAGGGGCCGCTGCACCCCTTCCAAAGGGACGCCTCGCTCTGGGCTCGGGTGGCGCAAAATGGGCTCGACCTCAAGACACTGCGCCCCTCGTCCCGGATTTAAGCTTTCTGTTATCTTCCTCCACCGCAACTGTTTCTCCAGATTCAAGTCTGCTTCCCACCCAGACTCCAATTCCTACCCGGCTTCGCTGGAGGCGCGGGCCACCGAGATAGAGAGCGCGGCTGGGGAGGGCCTCTTAGCTCCCACACCCTTTGAAATGCCTGGCCCGCCGTCCAGGGACTGACCAGTAGTCATCGGTGCCAACTCCGTCCCCCTGGGGCTTGGGCGGGGCTTGCACCCCATCCTCTCCCCGTGTTCAGGTGGCCTGGGAGCCTGGCCAATGACAGCCTTTCCCATGGCCCTTGTGAATTTCAGTGAAAAGATCCCGGTTCTCCTAGCAGCTTGGGTGTTTTCTGTAACAGCATCAAGTTCCAGAGCCATTTAAATCACACACACCCCCAACACCACACGCTGGGCACTGGAGTACCCAATCTCCActctcccccagggagcccagggtTAAGTTCCTCAGCTGATATCCAATGCAGATGCCCATGTTCCGCCTCAGTGTCCCCGAACAAAGGTGGTAAACCCAGAAAGCAAGAAGACAGGGAGACACCTTTCCAATTTTGCAGGACCCTCCTGAGAAGTTCCAGAGGCTCCTATAGAGAAGGAAGAGTCCGTCGAGGCACTTTGATCAGAGATGGGCTCTGTTGTGCAtgagggagccccccccccccctcagggaTGACAAGTACAGCATCCTTGCAGTGTGGAAAGGCTAGATCCTTTACCTCTCTGGTCCCTGAAAGACTCTCTAAGAGTCTATCTTGCAGATGCTCCTAGATTTTCCAAGCCCCTGGCCAGCGCTTTAGCCTGAATTGTGTGTTAGGGCTTGGGGAGCTGTGGGTGTTGGGGTGAAAATACAAGATTCGAAGGATGGGAGCTATGGCATTCCCTGGGTGAGGAACTTCCTGGAATCACAAACTGGACACCTTCTCCCGAAGAAAAGGAAGTTAGGAGGAAAATTACGTGGTAAGTTCACTATGAGCTAGGCTAAATCATGTGGGTTACAGAGAGGAGGCTGTTGCCCAGGATGGCCCGGGATGGCCCAGGATGGCCCAGTCTAAGTGCGGTGAAGCAGGGAACCCAACTCAAGACTGATTTGAGTCATAGGGCTCTTAATGGCTTTGACACTGTCCTGAGACACGTTAGTCTATCACGTCTATAGAGGGCTCTGTTATCACTAAAAGACCAGAGGGGATCTTTGGTAGGGCTTGGAGTCACACATTTGGCTAATCA encodes the following:
- the CLIC6 gene encoding chloride intracellular channel protein 6 gives rise to the protein MAEAAELEGGPPGPQGPPEAPTPVAERPGEPEAAGREAEREEASEGAAEAPRGEGAGAAATAAVNRAESPDRDGGRAGEREPGADSGQAAETRGAREAQGEAEAEEGAPGCADGPQGEEGASGGEQVEDASPGRGAQGEAATEVQGEPGEPEDPGAEEKAERGPGEPGGSAPGAQGPSMDAAGQAGGAHGTQGEPRDGGDRSPQPQAEATEAAAAEIGGCGPGELAGEPRDAAAGPADEAGAPETEESEEAAPGDTRVEAVEEGDQGGPQEEMEEAEEERRERSPEGAGEEEPPDSSSAHPEAAAPTGVAEPEAELSNHLAEESSVEGADETARVNGRGEDGEASEEGAPRQEHDITLFVKAGYDGESIGNCPFSQRLFMILWLKGVIFNVTTVDLKRKPADLQNLAPGTNPPFMTFDGEVKTDVNKIEEFLEEKLAPPRYPKLGTQHPESNSAGNDVFAKFSAFIKNTKKDANEIYEKNLLKALKKLDDYLNSPLPDEIDAYSTEDVVVSGRKFLDGDELTLADCNLLPKLHIIKIVAKRYRDFEFPSEMTGIWRYLNNAYARDEFMNTCPADQEIEHAYSDVAKRMK